In a single window of the Jiangella alba genome:
- a CDS encoding helix-turn-helix domain-containing protein has product MDLYPAGAAHAALAGDVLGYRGYVEHSATVVRRRELPGPRVPVIISFGDLLSVRSPGVSGELTSFVAGFHDTYAVTEFVGAQCGLQVDLTPLGAHRLLGLAGSDLRDGAVRLGDVFGRPGDEFVERLAAAPDWPARFALADAFLLRRLPVAREADPEVGWAWERLACAGGRVRIADLAAEVGWSRRHLAARFRRQVGLGPKETARVLRFARAVRRLDTSPPSLSDLAADTGYADHSHLVREFHALAGCTPSQLVAERRSAAVPVP; this is encoded by the coding sequence ATGGACCTCTACCCGGCCGGCGCGGCGCACGCGGCGCTGGCCGGGGACGTCCTCGGGTACCGCGGGTACGTCGAGCACTCGGCGACGGTCGTGCGGCGGCGCGAGCTGCCCGGCCCGCGGGTCCCGGTCATCATCAGCTTCGGCGACCTGCTGTCGGTGCGGTCGCCGGGCGTCAGCGGCGAGCTGACCTCGTTCGTCGCCGGGTTCCACGACACCTACGCCGTCACCGAGTTCGTCGGCGCCCAGTGCGGGCTGCAGGTCGACCTCACGCCGCTGGGCGCGCACCGCCTGCTCGGCCTGGCCGGCTCCGACCTGCGCGACGGCGCGGTGCGCCTCGGCGACGTCTTCGGGCGCCCCGGCGACGAGTTCGTCGAGCGGCTGGCGGCGGCGCCGGACTGGCCGGCCCGGTTCGCGCTCGCCGACGCCTTCCTGTTGCGCCGGCTGCCGGTCGCGCGCGAGGCGGACCCCGAGGTGGGGTGGGCGTGGGAGCGGCTGGCGTGCGCCGGCGGGCGGGTGCGGATCGCGGACCTGGCCGCCGAGGTCGGCTGGAGCCGCCGTCACCTGGCCGCGCGGTTCCGGCGGCAGGTGGGCCTCGGCCCCAAGGAGACCGCGCGGGTGCTGCGCTTCGCCCGGGCGGTGAGACGGCTGGACACGTCGCCCCCGTCGCTGTCCGATCTCGCCGCCGACACCGGCTACGCCGACCACAGTCACCTGGTGCGCGAGTTCCACGCGCTGGCCGGCTGCACGCCGTCCCAGCTGGTGGCCGAGCGCCGGAGCGCCGCGGTCCCCGTCCCGTAG
- a CDS encoding GNAT family N-acetyltransferase, protein MLGTSAAVRPLSQADLDDTVALLGRDPCVDVFVGSRVHASGLAPSRLAGELWGYYEENRLLSLCYSGANLVPVAASARAARTFADLAVRRGRRCSSIVGPADAVLSMWDLIRPEWGPAREVRSCQPVMAIDAAPAVPADPLVRAVRPDEVDVLLPAAVAMFTEEVGVSPTGTDGGVYYKARLAELVRAGRAFARFEDGEIVFKAEIGAVTPHACQVQGVWVRPDRRGERLSVGGMAAVVEHALREIAPAVTLYVNDFNTAARGAYRRVGFTEVGRFATIMF, encoded by the coding sequence GTGCTCGGTACGTCGGCAGCGGTGCGGCCGCTGAGCCAGGCCGACCTGGACGACACCGTCGCGCTGCTCGGCCGCGACCCCTGCGTGGACGTCTTCGTCGGCTCCCGCGTGCACGCGTCCGGACTCGCGCCGTCGCGGCTGGCCGGTGAGCTGTGGGGCTACTACGAGGAGAACCGGCTGCTGTCGCTGTGCTACTCCGGCGCGAACCTCGTCCCGGTGGCCGCGTCGGCCCGGGCCGCCCGCACGTTCGCCGACCTCGCCGTCCGCCGCGGCCGCCGCTGCTCGTCCATCGTCGGCCCGGCCGACGCGGTGCTGTCGATGTGGGACCTCATCCGTCCCGAGTGGGGGCCGGCCCGCGAGGTGCGCTCCTGCCAGCCGGTCATGGCCATCGACGCCGCGCCCGCGGTGCCCGCCGACCCGCTGGTGCGCGCCGTCCGGCCGGACGAGGTCGACGTGCTGCTGCCCGCGGCCGTCGCGATGTTCACCGAGGAGGTCGGCGTCTCGCCCACCGGCACCGACGGCGGCGTCTACTACAAGGCGCGGCTCGCCGAGCTGGTCCGGGCCGGCCGCGCGTTCGCCCGGTTCGAGGACGGCGAGATCGTGTTCAAGGCCGAGATCGGCGCCGTCACCCCGCACGCCTGTCAGGTGCAGGGCGTCTGGGTGCGTCCGGACCGGCGGGGCGAGCGTCTGTCGGTCGGCGGCATGGCGGCGGTCGTCGAGCACGCGCTGCGCGAGATCGCGCCGGCCGTCACGCTCTACGTCAACGACTTCAACACCGCGGCGCGGGGCGCGTACCGCCGGGTCGGCTTCACCGAGGTCGGCCGGTTCGCCACCATCATGTTCTGA
- a CDS encoding DMT family transporter — MEHTRILTTSRAHVVSVMGAGVLWGTGGLTGALLIDRTGLGVLAVAAFRLLVGGGLVVLWLLASGRLHRLRTSARGVRRLVLLGALAALYQSCYFAAVQLTSVSLATLVTLGASPILVVAAESVAGRRRPDGHIVAAIVTALAGLVLLVGTPAAGDPAAVLAGTACALASASGFAAITMLGARPVDDLGALPTAGLSFCAGGLLLLPLAAAGGGLTMDLDVATLGLLVYLGLAPTALAYGLYFTGLRTVATGSAALFSLLEPLTAAALGAVVLDERLGTAGLIGALLIGTAVLMTATGRRR, encoded by the coding sequence GTGGAACACACTCGTATCCTCACAACCTCGCGGGCGCACGTGGTGTCCGTCATGGGCGCCGGGGTCCTCTGGGGCACCGGCGGCCTGACCGGCGCGCTGCTCATCGACCGCACCGGCCTCGGCGTGCTCGCCGTCGCCGCGTTCCGGTTGCTGGTGGGCGGCGGGCTGGTCGTGCTGTGGCTGCTGGCCAGCGGCCGCCTGCACCGGCTACGGACGTCCGCCCGGGGCGTGCGCCGGCTGGTGCTGCTCGGCGCGCTGGCCGCGCTGTACCAGAGCTGCTACTTCGCGGCCGTCCAGCTGACCTCCGTCAGCCTGGCCACCCTGGTCACGCTGGGCGCGTCGCCCATCCTCGTCGTCGCGGCCGAGAGCGTGGCCGGGCGGCGGCGGCCGGACGGGCACATCGTCGCGGCCATCGTGACGGCGCTCGCCGGGCTGGTGCTGCTGGTCGGCACTCCGGCGGCGGGCGACCCGGCGGCGGTGCTGGCCGGGACGGCGTGCGCGCTGGCCTCGGCGTCCGGGTTCGCCGCCATCACGATGCTGGGCGCCCGCCCGGTCGACGACCTCGGGGCGCTGCCGACGGCCGGGCTGTCGTTCTGCGCGGGCGGGCTGCTGCTGCTCCCGCTGGCGGCGGCAGGTGGCGGCCTGACGATGGACCTGGACGTCGCGACGCTCGGCCTGCTGGTGTACCTGGGGCTCGCCCCGACGGCGCTGGCCTACGGGCTGTACTTCACCGGCCTGCGCACCGTCGCGACCGGCTCGGCGGCGCTGTTCTCGCTGCTCGAGCCGCTGACGGCCGCCGCGCTGGGCGCCGTCGTGCTGGACGAGCGGCTGGGCACGGCCGGGCTGATCGGCGCCTTGTTGATCGGGACGGCGGTGTTGATGACGGCGACGGGCCGCCGCCGCTAG
- a CDS encoding ABC transporter substrate-binding protein — protein MNRTLAALAALVALTACGGTDPEPASGAGRSITVDGATGEVTVPVTDSGIWALDEVTGLHLLALGVVPDAVARNPYDGDAYTEAARTILRDAGVEIVEPSNAELVAAAAPELIIGVNFPDHVELLPELEQIAPVLLTDDTRPWDEGLATIAAVTGHDAEAEEVTGRLREAVDETVTLVADAGRTGDTLSVLSACGDQVCLYGSGRTVGRVLAELGFARPPGQDDAGNAWGFTLVSPETLGGHRADIVVELSGIVTRGGDPVLEHPLLDTSGALTATADFAAWFGSDALALTWILHDVAAILAGQPTATRDDAGELWAEVVRT, from the coding sequence ATGAACCGGACCCTCGCCGCCCTCGCGGCCCTCGTCGCGCTCACCGCCTGCGGCGGGACCGACCCGGAGCCCGCGTCCGGCGCCGGCCGCAGCATCACCGTCGACGGCGCCACGGGCGAGGTCACCGTGCCGGTCACCGACTCCGGCATCTGGGCGCTGGACGAGGTGACCGGCCTGCACCTGCTCGCGCTGGGCGTCGTCCCGGACGCGGTGGCGCGCAACCCCTACGACGGCGACGCGTACACGGAGGCGGCCCGCACGATCCTGCGCGACGCCGGCGTCGAGATCGTGGAACCGTCGAACGCGGAGCTGGTCGCCGCCGCCGCGCCGGAGCTGATCATCGGGGTGAACTTCCCGGACCACGTCGAGCTGCTGCCCGAGCTGGAGCAGATCGCGCCGGTACTGCTCACCGACGACACCCGCCCGTGGGACGAAGGACTCGCCACCATCGCCGCGGTGACCGGCCACGACGCCGAGGCCGAGGAGGTGACCGGCCGGCTGCGGGAGGCCGTCGACGAGACCGTGACGCTGGTCGCCGACGCCGGCCGGACCGGCGACACGCTGTCGGTGCTGTCGGCCTGCGGCGACCAGGTCTGCCTCTACGGCAGCGGCCGCACGGTGGGCCGCGTCCTCGCCGAGCTCGGCTTCGCCCGTCCGCCGGGCCAGGACGACGCCGGCAACGCCTGGGGCTTCACGCTGGTCTCGCCGGAGACGCTCGGCGGGCACCGCGCCGACATCGTCGTCGAGCTGTCCGGCATCGTCACCCGCGGCGGCGACCCGGTGCTGGAGCACCCGCTCCTGGACACGTCGGGCGCGCTCACGGCGACGGCCGACTTCGCCGCCTGGTTCGGCTCGGACGCGCTGGCGCTGACGTGGATCCTGCACGACGTCGCGGCCATCCTGGCCGGCCAGCCGACCGCCACCAGGGACGACGCCGGCGAGCTGTGGGCGGAGGTCGTCAGAACATGA
- a CDS encoding alpha/beta fold hydrolase, with protein sequence MRYAAKTRHLFRDVGGLRLHYREAGVPSSTAVLLLHGFPASSHSFREVLPVLGERFYAVAPDLPGFGFSDAPPPDEYEYTYERLSEAIEALVDDLGVRRFVLYVTDYSTPVGYLMALRHPERIVGLVVQNGNTHEAGLGDIWDDARRYWAEPTAENRAKLPDWLTFEGTRDQYLSGLSPELQALQPRETWHLDWERLTRPGNVEAHFQLFVDYQHHVARFPDIAAYHREYQPPCLVLWGRHDVYFDIAEVLAYHQEMETLEAHLYDGGHLFLETHAAEVAEQLVAFTGNVLDAAR encoded by the coding sequence ATGAGATACGCGGCCAAGACCAGGCACCTGTTCCGCGACGTCGGCGGGCTGCGGCTGCACTATCGCGAGGCGGGCGTCCCGTCGTCGACGGCGGTGCTGCTCCTGCACGGCTTCCCCGCCTCGTCGCACTCGTTCCGCGAGGTGCTCCCCGTGCTCGGCGAGCGCTTCTACGCCGTGGCGCCGGACCTGCCCGGGTTCGGGTTCTCCGACGCGCCGCCGCCGGACGAGTACGAGTACACCTACGAGCGTCTGTCGGAGGCGATCGAGGCGCTGGTCGACGACCTGGGCGTGCGGCGCTTCGTGCTCTACGTGACCGACTACAGCACGCCGGTCGGCTACCTGATGGCGCTTCGGCACCCGGAGCGGATCGTGGGGCTGGTCGTGCAGAACGGCAACACGCACGAGGCCGGCCTGGGCGACATCTGGGACGACGCCCGCCGGTACTGGGCCGAGCCGACCGCGGAGAACCGCGCGAAGCTGCCCGACTGGCTGACCTTCGAGGGCACCCGCGACCAGTACCTCAGCGGGCTGTCGCCGGAACTGCAGGCGCTGCAGCCGCGCGAGACGTGGCACCTCGACTGGGAGCGGCTGACGCGGCCCGGCAACGTCGAGGCGCACTTCCAGCTCTTCGTCGACTACCAGCACCACGTGGCCCGGTTCCCCGACATCGCCGCCTACCACCGCGAGTACCAGCCGCCGTGCCTGGTGCTGTGGGGCCGTCACGACGTGTACTTCGACATCGCGGAGGTGCTGGCGTACCACCAGGAGATGGAGACGCTCGAGGCGCACCTCTACGACGGCGGGCACCTGTTCCTCGAGACGCACGCCGCCGAGGTCGCCGAGCAGCTCGTCGCCTTCACCGGCAACGTGCTCGACGCGGCCCGTTAG
- a CDS encoding proline--tRNA ligase → MILRMSTLFLRTLRDDPADAEVPSHKLLVRAGYVRRAAPGIYSWLPLGYLVLRNIEGIVREEMNAIGGQEVHFPALLPREPYEATNRWEEYGDNLFRVTDRKGGDYLLGPTHEEMFTLLVKDLYSSYKDLPLTLYQIQTKYRDEARPRAGILRGREFVMKDSYTFDVSDEAFMTSYLAHRGAYIKIFDRLGLDYVVVKATSGAMGGSASEEFLATAENGEDTYVRSAGGYAANVEAVTTPVPDPLPYDDVPAAHAEDTPDTPTIETLVAHLNERFPRADRPWQASDTLKNVLVVLHHPDGTREPLAVGVPGDREVDEKRLQAQIESAELEPFTEADFAAHPALARGYIGPGALGEKNASGIRYLVDPRVVEGTRWVTGADTPGRHVIDLVAGRDFTPDGTIEAAEVRAGDPAPDGSGPLETARGIEMGHIFQLGRKYSEALGLQVLDENGKLVTVTMGSYGVGVSRAVAAIVENSHDDAGIIWPREVAPADVHLIATGKDDAVFTAAASLASELDAAGVRVLYDDRRGVSPGVKFKDSELIGVPTIVVVGRGLADGVVEVKDRATGERQEVPVAAAVDRLREIVAE, encoded by the coding sequence GTGATCCTGCGCATGTCGACGTTGTTCCTGCGAACCCTGCGCGACGATCCGGCCGACGCCGAGGTGCCGAGCCACAAGCTGCTGGTGCGCGCGGGCTACGTCCGCCGCGCCGCGCCGGGCATCTACTCGTGGCTGCCGCTGGGGTACCTGGTGCTGCGCAACATCGAGGGCATCGTGCGCGAGGAGATGAACGCCATCGGCGGGCAGGAGGTGCACTTCCCCGCGCTGCTGCCCCGCGAGCCCTACGAGGCGACGAACCGGTGGGAGGAGTACGGCGACAACCTCTTCCGGGTCACCGACCGCAAGGGCGGCGACTACCTGCTCGGCCCCACGCACGAAGAGATGTTCACGCTGCTGGTGAAGGACCTGTACTCGTCGTACAAGGACCTCCCGCTGACGCTGTACCAGATCCAGACCAAGTACCGCGACGAGGCCCGGCCGCGGGCCGGCATCCTGCGCGGCCGCGAGTTCGTCATGAAGGACTCCTACACGTTCGACGTCTCCGACGAGGCGTTCATGACGTCCTACCTGGCCCATCGCGGCGCGTACATCAAGATCTTCGACCGCCTGGGTCTCGACTACGTCGTCGTCAAGGCGACGTCCGGCGCCATGGGCGGCTCGGCCAGCGAGGAGTTCCTGGCCACCGCCGAGAACGGCGAGGACACCTACGTCCGCTCGGCCGGCGGCTACGCGGCCAACGTCGAGGCCGTCACGACGCCCGTGCCCGACCCGCTGCCCTACGACGACGTGCCCGCGGCGCACGCCGAGGACACCCCCGACACCCCCACCATCGAGACGCTGGTCGCGCACCTGAACGAGCGTTTCCCGCGCGCCGACCGGCCCTGGCAGGCGTCCGACACGCTGAAGAACGTGCTGGTCGTCCTGCACCACCCCGACGGCACCCGCGAGCCGCTCGCCGTCGGCGTCCCCGGCGACCGCGAGGTCGACGAGAAGCGGCTGCAGGCGCAGATCGAGTCGGCCGAGCTCGAGCCGTTCACCGAGGCCGACTTCGCGGCGCACCCGGCGCTGGCGCGCGGCTACATCGGGCCCGGCGCGCTGGGGGAGAAGAACGCGTCCGGCATCCGCTACCTGGTCGACCCCCGGGTCGTCGAGGGCACGCGCTGGGTCACCGGCGCCGACACGCCGGGCCGGCACGTCATCGACCTCGTCGCCGGGCGCGATTTCACCCCCGACGGCACCATCGAGGCGGCCGAGGTGCGCGCCGGCGACCCCGCGCCCGACGGCTCCGGCCCGCTCGAGACCGCCCGCGGCATCGAGATGGGGCACATCTTCCAGCTCGGCCGCAAGTACTCCGAGGCGCTCGGCCTGCAGGTGCTCGACGAGAACGGCAAGCTCGTCACCGTCACCATGGGCTCCTACGGCGTGGGCGTGTCGCGCGCCGTCGCCGCCATCGTCGAGAACTCGCACGACGACGCCGGCATCATCTGGCCGCGCGAGGTGGCCCCTGCCGACGTCCACCTGATCGCGACGGGCAAGGACGACGCGGTCTTCACGGCTGCCGCCTCGCTCGCCTCGGAGCTGGACGCGGCCGGGGTGCGGGTGCTGTACGACGACCGCCGCGGGGTGAGCCCGGGCGTGAAGTTCAAGGACTCCGAGCTGATCGGCGTGCCGACGATCGTCGTGGTGGGCCGCGGCCTGGCCGACGGCGTCGTCGAGGTCAAGGACCGTGCCACCGGCGAGCGCCAGGAGGTCCCCGTCGCCGCGGCCGTCGACCGGCTGCGCGAGATCGTCGCAGAATAG
- a CDS encoding CapA family protein: protein MNRRLALVAATAVAGLLVVAGCGGDDDPGAAPPSTPADATTSPSERPSPAPTPDPRTFTLVATGDVLLHERLWTQARNDAGPGEEMDFAPQLANIAPIVQGAGLAVCHLETPLAPAGGPYEGYPTFSGPPQIVTALAETGYDACTTASNHTYDQGAGGVDRTLDALDAAGLAHAGSARTPEESQTITHVDVATAGDPVDVALLSYTFGFNGIPAPDGETWRGNEIEPGRILADAATARAEGADVVVTALHWGDEYVHEPNALQSELAPQLIASPDIDLLLGHHAHVVQPIENVGGEWVVYGMGNLMANHAEPEGPKAEGLLTRFTFTEAAGGTFTVTQAEYLPLYQTYQPPVEVLDVPAALASGDTGTASAARLRQARDRTTEIVLSKGGAAAGLTLLNPS from the coding sequence ATGAACCGCCGCCTCGCCCTCGTCGCCGCCACCGCCGTGGCCGGCCTGCTCGTCGTCGCCGGATGCGGGGGCGACGACGACCCCGGCGCGGCCCCGCCCAGCACCCCGGCCGACGCCACGACGTCGCCGTCGGAGCGGCCGAGCCCCGCCCCGACGCCCGACCCGAGGACGTTCACGCTGGTCGCGACCGGTGACGTGCTGCTGCACGAGCGGCTGTGGACGCAGGCCCGCAACGACGCCGGGCCGGGCGAGGAGATGGACTTCGCGCCGCAGCTGGCGAACATCGCGCCGATCGTCCAGGGCGCCGGCCTCGCCGTCTGCCACCTGGAGACGCCGCTGGCGCCGGCCGGCGGCCCGTACGAGGGCTACCCGACGTTCTCCGGCCCGCCGCAGATCGTCACCGCGCTGGCCGAGACCGGGTACGACGCCTGCACCACCGCGTCGAACCACACCTACGACCAGGGCGCGGGCGGGGTCGACCGCACCCTCGACGCGCTCGACGCCGCCGGGCTGGCGCACGCCGGGTCGGCCCGCACGCCCGAGGAGTCGCAGACCATCACGCACGTCGACGTCGCCACCGCCGGCGACCCCGTCGACGTCGCGCTGCTCTCGTACACGTTCGGCTTCAACGGCATCCCCGCGCCGGACGGCGAGACGTGGCGCGGCAACGAGATCGAACCCGGCCGCATCCTCGCCGACGCCGCCACCGCGCGGGCCGAGGGCGCCGACGTCGTCGTCACCGCGCTGCACTGGGGCGACGAGTACGTCCACGAGCCGAACGCCCTGCAGAGCGAGCTGGCGCCGCAGCTGATCGCGTCGCCCGACATCGACCTCCTGCTCGGCCACCACGCGCACGTCGTCCAGCCGATCGAGAACGTCGGCGGCGAGTGGGTCGTGTACGGCATGGGCAACCTGATGGCCAACCACGCCGAGCCGGAGGGGCCGAAGGCGGAGGGGCTGCTCACCCGGTTCACCTTCACCGAGGCCGCCGGTGGCACGTTCACCGTCACGCAGGCCGAATACCTGCCGCTCTACCAGACCTACCAGCCGCCGGTCGAGGTGCTCGACGTGCCCGCGGCGCTGGCCAGCGGCGACACCGGCACGGCGTCGGCGGCCCGGCTGCGGCAGGCGCGCGACCGGACCACCGAGATCGTGCTGAGCAAGGGCGGAGCAGCCGCCGGGCTCACCCTGCTGAATCCGTCGTGA
- the sthA gene encoding Si-specific NAD(P)(+) transhydrogenase, translated as MDDTGYDYDLLVIGSGPGGQKAAIGAAKLGKRACVVERRNMIGGVCVNTGTIPSKTLREAVLYLTGLSMRELYGQSYRVKHEITVQDLLARTQHVIGREVEVVRAQLFRNHVDLVVGTGRFVDPHTVAVDGPGEHRQITAANVVVATGTTPARPAHVEFDEGRVVDSDGILTLERIPDSMVVVGAGVIGIEYASMFAALGTRVTVVEKRAQMLEFCDPEVVESLKFHLRDLSVTFRFGEEVEKVEIGSHGTVTTLASGKRVPAETVMYSAGRQGLTAGLGLENAGLEADSRGRITVDAQYRTTVPHVFAVGDVIGFPALAATSMDQGRLASLHAFGEPANELREIQPIGIYTIPEISYCGRTEVELTQDAVPYEVGISRYRELARGQIVGDSYGMLKLLVSPATRQILGVHVFGTGAADLVHIGQAVMGCGGTVDYLVDTVFNYPTLSEAYKVAALDVTNKLRALDRFDL; from the coding sequence ATGGACGACACCGGATACGACTACGACCTCCTCGTCATCGGCTCCGGCCCGGGCGGGCAGAAAGCCGCCATCGGCGCCGCCAAGCTCGGCAAACGGGCCTGCGTCGTCGAGCGCCGGAACATGATCGGCGGCGTGTGCGTCAACACCGGGACCATCCCGTCGAAGACGCTGCGCGAGGCCGTGCTCTACCTCACCGGCCTGTCCATGCGCGAGCTGTACGGCCAGTCCTACCGGGTGAAGCACGAGATCACCGTGCAGGACCTGCTGGCCCGCACGCAGCACGTCATCGGCCGCGAGGTCGAGGTGGTGCGGGCTCAGCTGTTCCGCAACCACGTCGATCTCGTGGTCGGCACCGGCCGCTTCGTCGACCCGCACACCGTCGCCGTCGACGGGCCGGGGGAGCACCGGCAGATCACCGCCGCGAACGTCGTCGTCGCCACCGGGACGACGCCGGCCCGCCCGGCCCACGTCGAGTTCGACGAGGGCCGGGTGGTCGACTCCGACGGCATCCTGACGCTGGAGCGCATCCCCGACTCCATGGTCGTCGTCGGCGCGGGCGTCATCGGCATCGAGTACGCGTCGATGTTCGCCGCGCTCGGCACCCGCGTCACCGTCGTCGAGAAGCGGGCGCAGATGCTGGAGTTCTGCGACCCCGAGGTGGTCGAGTCGCTCAAGTTCCACCTGCGCGACCTCTCGGTGACGTTCCGGTTCGGCGAAGAGGTCGAGAAGGTCGAGATCGGCTCGCACGGCACCGTCACGACGCTGGCCAGCGGCAAGCGCGTCCCGGCCGAGACCGTCATGTACTCCGCCGGACGGCAGGGCCTGACGGCCGGGCTGGGGCTCGAGAACGCGGGCCTCGAGGCCGACTCCCGCGGCCGCATCACCGTCGACGCGCAGTACCGGACGACGGTGCCGCACGTGTTCGCCGTGGGTGACGTCATCGGCTTCCCGGCGCTGGCCGCCACCAGCATGGACCAGGGCCGGCTCGCGTCGCTGCACGCGTTCGGCGAACCGGCCAACGAACTGCGCGAGATCCAGCCCATCGGCATCTACACGATCCCGGAGATCTCCTACTGCGGCCGCACCGAGGTCGAGCTGACGCAGGACGCCGTCCCGTACGAGGTGGGCATCTCCCGCTACCGCGAACTGGCCCGCGGGCAGATCGTCGGCGACTCCTACGGCATGCTGAAACTGCTGGTCAGCCCGGCGACGCGGCAGATCCTGGGGGTTCACGTGTTCGGCACCGGCGCCGCCGACCTCGTGCACATCGGGCAGGCCGTCATGGGCTGCGGCGGCACCGTCGACTACCTCGTCGACACCGTGTTCAACTACCCGACGCTGTCCGAGGCGTACAAGGTCGCCGCGCTCGACGTCACCAACAAGCTGCGCGCGCTGGACCGCTTCGATCTCTGA
- a CDS encoding ferritin-like domain-containing protein: MTTTPAPAPSAASGDPSVEAAQAALAGEHACVYGYGVLGAHLPDDAPAALAALATHRARRDELTALIAAAGAAPVAAEPGYALPSPVTDEASALALGVLLEERLGGLYADLAGAATTPELRELAVRGVVAVTVQALAWGGAPTAFPGLDGRV, encoded by the coding sequence GTGACGACGACCCCGGCGCCGGCGCCGTCCGCCGCCTCCGGAGACCCCTCGGTCGAGGCCGCGCAGGCGGCGCTGGCCGGCGAGCACGCCTGCGTGTACGGCTACGGCGTGCTCGGCGCGCACCTGCCCGACGACGCGCCGGCCGCGCTGGCGGCGCTGGCGACGCACCGGGCCCGCCGCGACGAGCTGACCGCGCTGATCGCGGCGGCCGGGGCCGCGCCGGTCGCGGCCGAGCCCGGTTACGCGCTGCCCTCCCCCGTCACCGACGAGGCGTCCGCGCTGGCGCTGGGCGTGCTGCTGGAAGAGCGGCTCGGCGGGCTGTACGCCGACCTCGCCGGCGCCGCCACCACCCCCGAGCTGCGCGAACTCGCCGTCCGCGGCGTCGTCGCCGTGACCGTCCAGGCACTGGCCTGGGGTGGTGCGCCCACCGCGTTCCCGGGTCTGGACGGCCGCGTCTAA
- the rimP gene encoding ribosome maturation factor RimP, which translates to MTSASHDLLQQVIEPVVVSEGLDLEQLDLSQAGRRSRLRIMVDADGGVDLDRCAEVSRHISKALDDSNVMGDRPYTLEVSSPGVSRPLTLPRHWSRATGRLVRAVLHDGGDVTGRVVSAGDTSAVLDVDGATREVAYTDVRKAKVQVEFRKTDDTDLDDFEEED; encoded by the coding sequence ATGACATCGGCTTCTCATGACCTTCTGCAGCAGGTCATCGAGCCCGTGGTGGTGTCGGAGGGGCTCGACCTCGAACAGCTCGATCTGTCCCAGGCGGGCCGCCGCAGCCGGCTGCGCATCATGGTCGACGCCGACGGCGGGGTCGACCTCGACCGCTGCGCCGAGGTGTCCCGGCACATCTCCAAGGCGCTCGACGACAGCAACGTCATGGGCGACCGGCCGTACACCCTCGAGGTCAGCTCGCCGGGCGTCTCGCGGCCGCTGACCCTGCCGCGGCACTGGTCGCGCGCCACCGGCCGCCTGGTCCGCGCCGTCCTGCACGACGGCGGCGACGTCACCGGGCGCGTCGTGTCGGCCGGCGACACCTCCGCCGTGCTCGACGTCGACGGCGCCACCCGCGAGGTGGCCTACACCGACGTCCGCAAGGCCAAGGTGCAGGTCGAGTTCCGCAAGACCGACGACACCGATCTCGACGATTTCGAGGAAGAGGACTGA